DNA from Bacteroidota bacterium:
CTAAATACAATAGCAGTGGGGTTTATCAATGGGGGTTTGCAATTGGCGGAACAAGTGGAGACAACATTCTTAGTTTAGAAATTGATGGTAGCAGCAATGTTCTGGTAAGTGGATATTTTAATGGCACTATCGATTTAGATCCGGGGGTGGGTACTGCAACAGTAACCTCTGCGGGAGGCGCAGACGCATTCTTGGCCAAATACAATAGCTCCGGAACATATCAATGGGGTGGGAAAATAGGCGGAACCGGTAAAGATGTTGCTCCCGCAATAGACCACGATGGTTCAGATAATGTTTATATAACAGGAGAATATACCGGTACAGCCATTGATTTTGATATCGGGGCAGGGTCTTACACATTAACTGCGGCAACCATAGGGCAAAGCATGTTTGTAGCAAAATACAACAGTAGCGGAACCATACAATTTGCAAATAGTTTCGGCTGCTCTTCCACTGCATGTACAGCATTTGGATCTGCTTTGTGTTTAGACGCTAGTGACAATGTATATCTTGGTGGGTCTTTTTCCGGCAGCATTGATTGGGATCCGGGCGCAGGTACAGCGAGCTTAACTGGATGTGGATTCATGTGCGGATCCTATGATGGATTAATTGCAAAGTATAATAGCAGCGGAACTTATCAGTGGGCGGCAAAGTTCGGATACAACCCCACAGAGTCTGTTGTTGCTATGAAAATAGACCTTTCCGGCAATCCCGTTTTTACAGGTAATTTTACTGGAGGAATGGATATTGACCCTACTACAGGATCTACTACTATAGTAACGGGTGCGCCCGGTCACCTAGTCGCTAAATGGACAACAGGAAATCCTTTACCTATAGAGCTTTTAGAATTTAACGCTCGATCCGTTGAAAACAAAGAGGTTGAGCTTACCTGGACCACAACATCCGAAACAAACAACAGTTACTTTACAATTGAGCGCAGCAAAGATGCCGAGGCTTTCGAATCTATAGCAACGATAGTAGGTGCAGGAAACTCAAACTCTCTAAAAAACTATCAATTCACCGACAAAAGCCCTTACAAAGGGGTTTCCTACTACCGCTTAAAACAAACCGATTTTGATGGCAAAGAAGAAAGCTTTGAAATAAAAAGCGTAGAGCTGTTCGAAACCGATTTTTCCATTACCTGCAATAACCCTGTAAACATTGAAGAATTTGACTGTACAACAAGTATAGAAAAAGGAAAAAAAATGGAAATTACTTTTACAGACATGTATGGTCGAATTGTTTATTCATCTATCAAGAAATATGAAGAGATACAAGATGCTTGGCAAGAGATTAAACAATCTAAAGTAACTTCTGGAATATACTTGCTTTCTGTAAATTCAGATACGAGAACAAATTCTTTAAAAATTGTAATTACAGCTAATTAATTTTTTCTGTATTGCTAATCAAACATCGCATTTTATAAACTTCATAAGTAATTCTGCTTTGTGAACATATACCTTTTGTTGCTAATTTCCTTTTAGCTACCAATCCTTTTAACCCTAAATAGACAGTTGGAAAATACAACTGCCTACAACTAAATATTAGTAAGGCTTTTAGGGGTTTGAATAAGTAAGGGAGCCTTACTTATACTAAGTTGGGGTTACCCGTACTAAGACAGATAGTGCGCTTTTTTCAAAAGCTTCTACTGTCTAAATACGGTTTAATTATTACCAGCCAAAACAACAATAAAACGAACATGCTATTTACTGCACAAATAGTATCTTTGGCTCAACTATTAAGAAAGTGCCTACCAACCAATTGTTCATGAACACAAAGGAAACGAACATTTTGCTATTTGACGGGGTTTGCAATTTTTGTAATAAATCGGTTCAGTTTATTATTAAAAGAGATTCATCCGAAAAATTTAAATTTGCTTCACTGCAATCTGAAATAGGACAAACATTGTTAAAAAAATTCGGATTAGAAACTTCTAATTTGGATTCATTTGTCTATATAAAAAATGATTCCTATTTCGTAAAATCGTCTGCTGCTTTGCACGTACTAAAGGAACTGGGCGGAATATGGCAACTGTTTTATTTTCTATTAATTATCCCCAAACCACTACGGGATTTTGTATATAACTTCATTTCAAAAAGGCGCTACCAACTATTTGGGAAGAGAGACTCCTGCATGATTCCAACCGATGCAACGAAACACCTATTTTTAGATTAAAGTAAACTAAAGAACAGTCGTTTCCCTTGATTTAATTTTTTAAAAGGGGTTGTATAGTCCACTCTTATTGGCTTTAATAAAAACACAGTAAAGAACAATTTTGTACCATTACCTACAAGACCTTTATTTGGTATATTTTCTTATTTTTACCTACAACCGATTTTAAAAAGATGGCAAAGAAAACTATAACTACTCCTAAAACCGCTAAACAAACCATAGCAGATGCACACTCGTGGTGGATAGGCAAAGCTTCTTTTTTTGAGCTAAAGAATTCGATGTACACGTTTATATATCAGGCGGTACTTATTTCCATTATTGGATATGTGTTTTATCAAAATTCGTTTGAAAACGAATACGCACTAGATGATGGTATTGTGATTGTACAAAATGAATTTGTGCAAGGTGGAGCCGATTCTATTTGGGGAATTTTTACGAACGATGCCTATACTAGTTTTTATAGACAAATGGGGTCCTCTCAACAGCTATCCGGTGGTCGTTATCGTCCGCTTTCTATTGTAACTTTTGCCATTGAGCAAGAGTTGTTTACCGACTCCATGTCTTTAGACGAAACACCGTATGCCCCGGTAAAGAAGGGTTTTAAGATACCTAGCAAAAAATTACAAGCATCTATTGGTGTAGATGAAAATGGCAAGCCGAAAGATTATAACATGCATTTGGCGCACATACGGCACAAAGTAAATGTGTTTTTGTACATATTTTGTGCGGTATTGTTATTGTATTTTTTGCGATTCTTTTTGTTTCAAAAAGTGCCGGATATCGCATTTTTATCGGCACTGCTTTTTTTAACGCATCCTATACATACTGAGGCAATATCTAATGTAAAAAGTAGGGATGAAATAATGTCTTTGATATTTATTACACTCACATTTATGAGTGTTTTCAAGTATTTTGACACGAAGAAAATACTATATATACTGTTAGGTGGTATATCGTTTTTCTTGGCATTGCTGTCGAAAGAATATGCTGTAACGCTTATTGCGCTTATTCCTATTGCGTTGTATGTATTTAGAAAAGCAACTTGGACCAATGCAATTATTACCATGTTGCCATATTTTGCGGTGCTTATTATGTACATGAGTATTCGTGTAAATATAGTGGGAGCGTCAACCATTGAAAATCCAGAAGTACTTAATAACCCATATTTATATGCAAAAAAGAGTCAGAAATTGCCTACAAAAATTTCTACGGCAAGCAACTATTTTAAGCTACTAGTGTTTCCACATCCGCTGTCTAGCGATTACTCATATAACCAAATTCCTTACAAAAGCTGGAGCCATTGGAGTGTTTGGCTGTCATTGTTATTGCATGGGGCTATTATTTATTACGGATTTAAATACGTACGAATGCGCCATCCGCTTGGCTTTGCAATAATGTTTTATTTGGCATTTTTGGCCATGATTGCCAATATACTTATGGACATAGGTGCTACCATGGGCGAACGTTTGATATTTCACTCTTCATTAGGCTTTGTAATTGCAGCATCTTATCTACTAATTTATTTAATACACAAAATAAGTTCTGCGGGCAAGGTTGTTCAAACAATTGTTCTTTCGGCATTTTTATTGTGTGTAACCTCACTTTATGCAATTAAATCATGGGAAAGAAATTTTGATTGGAAAAACGATAAAACTCTTTTCATAAAAGATGTGGAAATTGTTCCAAACAGTGTACTTGTGAATGGTAATGCCGGTGCACGTTGCATCGATTTGGCCGATACTGCCAAAGTAGAGAAAAACCGCTTAGATCTTTTATACAAAGGCATTAGTTACTTAGATAAAGCTACACGTATCCATCCAAAATATGTAAATGGATTTTTAAATTTAGGATTAGCAAACTATAAATTGAAAAATTTAGAAGCTAGTGATGCTGCCTGGGCTCGAGCAAGACAACTGTTTCCTACAAATCCATATCTGCGAAAATTTACACCACTGTTGGCGCAAGAGTTTTTAAATCGTGCATTCAAAAAAGCTGAGAAAGGCGATTTAAAGGGGGCTTTGGCAGATATGCAAAAAGCTGTACAAAATGACAGTGGCAATCCAAATCATTGGTATCATTTAGGAGGCGCTCATTATAGTTTAGGTGAGATTGATAAAGCTCGTGAAGCTTGGACGCAGTGCTTGAAGATAGATCCTAAAAATGTAGAGGCTCAAAAAGGGTTGGCCGCATTACCGGTTAGGTAAAAACAGCCTTTGCTTTTTTCTTAACTAGTTTACTACAACAATCTTTTGAAATGCCCCAACATTTGAGCCGCTTTCTAGGCGATAATAATATACACCACTTCCTACAGTAGAAATATCTAATTTAGGATGGTTTTTATCTATCGCTAAACTGGTTACCAGCTCTCCTCTAACATTATAAAGTGTAAACAGAAATCCATTCTCACTTCTCAACATATTAGGATCAAATGCTAGCAAACCTGTTGTAGGATTGGGAAACGCTTGTAGCGTTCCAAACAATGGATTTATATTGTCGATAGCCGATGGCCCACCGGCAGCAACAACAAACGATTTAGAAATAGAATCAGAATGTAAAATATTACACGTTGTTGGGTCTGTAAATGGATCTGTAGTATTGATAAAATAGTTCAGCGAATAATTACCCGGAGCTAAAAATCCTAACGATACAGTATCTGTGCTGTGGCAAATTACAGTCAACATACCAACATTGTGGCATGCATCAATGGTAATTGTTGTGCCGGTTCCAATTCCTGCTACCGAACTATCTATCATAGCGCAACTACCACTCGTAAACATAGTATATGCAACTACTTTTATGTAGTCGTTAGTAGTTGGGTTGGGAGGAATAATTTTTAGACTGTCTATTGAATGCGCTTTTGCTAAAATAGATATGCAAAGGATTATAAAAATAGTAGTTATCTTTTTCATCTTTTCTAATGGTTTGTGGTTATTCTCAAATATCGAACTAAAAAACCAAAATATACAATCTAAGAAAATTAAAGAATTGTAATTTTGTTTTGAAAAGATTAGTTTAACTTTAATTAAAACATTGTCAATTTTATGGAAACACTAACAAAAACAACAGATATACAAGCAATATTAAAGCAGTTAGGTATAAATGCAATTAATAGTGGAGCTTGTACCGGAACAAATTGGATAGATACAAAAGGCGAAGAACTTTCTTCCTTCTCGCCTATTAACGGAGAACTGATTGCCAAGGTAAAACAAGCTACAGCTGCAGATTACGAAGCAGTTGTTAAAAAAGCACAAGAAGCTTTTGTTACATGGCGTATGATGCCTGCACCCAAAAGAGGGGAAATCGTGCGTCAAATAGGCGATGAATTGCGCAAATACAAAGAGCCATTGGGTAAACTGGTTACCTACGAAATGGGGAAAATATACCAAGAAGGATTGGGGGAAGTGCAAGAAATGATTGACATCTGCGACTTTGCAGTTGGTTTGTCCCGTCAGTTGCATGGTTTAACCATGCATTCAGAACGCTTTAAGCATCGCATGTATGAGCAATACCATCCACTGGGAATTGTTGGAGTAATTTCTGCATTTAATTTTCCTGTGGCTGTATGGTCTTGGAATGCTAAATTGGCAATGGTTTGTGGAGATGTTGTAATTTGGAAACCATCTGAAAAAACTCCTTTGACTGCAGTTGCTTGTCATAACATCATTTCAAGTGTATTGAAGAAGAATAATGTACCGGAAGGTGTTTGTTCGTTAGTTATTGGAGGTGCTGATATTGGAGAGTTGATGTCGAACGATACAAGAGTACCTTTAGTTTCTGCCACAGGATCTACCCGTATGGGTAAAGCTGTAGGTGTAGCTGTTGCTAAACGTTTAGGAAGAAGCTTGCTTGAGTTAGGAGGAAATAATGCCATTGTAATAACTGAAAATGCTGATTTGGACATGGCTCTAAGAGCAACGTTATTTGGAGCGGCAGGAACCGCAGGTCAGCGTTGTACTACCACTCGCAGATTAATTATTCACTCTTCTGTGTACGAAACATTTAAACAAAAATTAATTAGCGGTTACAAACAAATTACAATCGGAAATCCACTAGAAGCGGGAACGCTTGTTGGTCCGTTGATTGACACACTTGCAGTAAAAAATTACGAACACGCCATTGCAGAGGTTCAGAAACAAGGAGGAAAAATTGTTTGTGGTGCTGAAGTTTTAAAAGGGGATAAGTACAAATCAGGATGTTATGTAACGCCAACAGTTGTTGAGGTTCCTGGTAATGTTCAAATGGTAAAGGATGAAACGTTTGCTCCTATTTTATATTTGTTGAAGTATACTACATTAGACGAGGCTATTGCCCTACACAACGATGTGCCGCAAGGGTTATCGTCAGCTATATTTTCAAGAAACATGTTGGAAACAGAAAAATTCTTGTCACACGAAGGTTCAGATTGCGGAATTGCCAACGTAAACATTGGTACTTCTGGAGCCGAGATAGGTGGTGCATTTGGTGGCGAAAAAGAAACCGGTGGTGGGCGCGAATCTGGCTCAGATGCATGGAAAGTGTATATGAGAAGACAAACCAACACAATTAATTATAGCACAGAGTTACCATTGGCGCAAGGGATAAAGTTTGGAAACTAGTTCATATAA
Protein-coding regions in this window:
- a CDS encoding T9SS type A sorting domain-containing protein; this translates as MKKITTIFIILCISILAKAHSIDSLKIIPPNPTTNDYIKVVAYTMFTSGSCAMIDSSVAGIGTGTTITIDACHNVGMLTVICHSTDTVSLGFLAPGNYSLNYFINTTDPFTDPTTCNILHSDSISKSFVVAAGGPSAIDNINPLFGTLQAFPNPTTGLLAFDPNMLRSENGFLFTLYNVRGELVTSLAIDKNHPKLDISTVGSGVYYYRLESGSNVGAFQKIVVVN
- a CDS encoding thiol-disulfide oxidoreductase DCC family protein yields the protein MNTKETNILLFDGVCNFCNKSVQFIIKRDSSEKFKFASLQSEIGQTLLKKFGLETSNLDSFVYIKNDSYFVKSSAALHVLKELGGIWQLFYFLLIIPKPLRDFVYNFISKRRYQLFGKRDSCMIPTDATKHLFLD
- a CDS encoding T9SS type A sorting domain-containing protein, with the translated sequence MIYFAKYYIKLFCLFFFLSLCTNVYAQPPYFSWGKSGAGAGSNDPSWDVSINSKGSIFFVANYLDASTDFDSGAGTATLTAVGGNDIAVVKYSSGGSYTSMWGIGSTGEDTAKSITIDGNDNLLIAGTFSATADFDPSGSTANLTSNGNLDIFFAKYDSSSTYSWAYNIGSTSKDAATAIAVDGSSNVYVAGYFQGTMDLDPGAGTSTVSCAGGTDAFVAKYNSSGVYQWGFAIGGTSGDNILSLEIDGSSNVLVSGYFNGTIDLDPGVGTATVTSAGGADAFLAKYNSSGTYQWGGKIGGTGKDVAPAIDHDGSDNVYITGEYTGTAIDFDIGAGSYTLTAATIGQSMFVAKYNSSGTIQFANSFGCSSTACTAFGSALCLDASDNVYLGGSFSGSIDWDPGAGTASLTGCGFMCGSYDGLIAKYNSSGTYQWAAKFGYNPTESVVAMKIDLSGNPVFTGNFTGGMDIDPTTGSTTIVTGAPGHLVAKWTTGNPLPIELLEFNARSVENKEVELTWTTTSETNNSYFTIERSKDAEAFESIATIVGAGNSNSLKNYQFTDKSPYKGVSYYRLKQTDFDGKEESFEIKSVELFETDFSITCNNPVNIEEFDCTTSIEKGKKMEITFTDMYGRIVYSSIKKYEEIQDAWQEIKQSKVTSGIYLLSVNSDTRTNSLKIVITAN
- a CDS encoding aldehyde dehydrogenase family protein translates to METLTKTTDIQAILKQLGINAINSGACTGTNWIDTKGEELSSFSPINGELIAKVKQATAADYEAVVKKAQEAFVTWRMMPAPKRGEIVRQIGDELRKYKEPLGKLVTYEMGKIYQEGLGEVQEMIDICDFAVGLSRQLHGLTMHSERFKHRMYEQYHPLGIVGVISAFNFPVAVWSWNAKLAMVCGDVVIWKPSEKTPLTAVACHNIISSVLKKNNVPEGVCSLVIGGADIGELMSNDTRVPLVSATGSTRMGKAVGVAVAKRLGRSLLELGGNNAIVITENADLDMALRATLFGAAGTAGQRCTTTRRLIIHSSVYETFKQKLISGYKQITIGNPLEAGTLVGPLIDTLAVKNYEHAIAEVQKQGGKIVCGAEVLKGDKYKSGCYVTPTVVEVPGNVQMVKDETFAPILYLLKYTTLDEAIALHNDVPQGLSSAIFSRNMLETEKFLSHEGSDCGIANVNIGTSGAEIGGAFGGEKETGGGRESGSDAWKVYMRRQTNTINYSTELPLAQGIKFGN
- a CDS encoding tetratricopeptide repeat protein is translated as MAKKTITTPKTAKQTIADAHSWWIGKASFFELKNSMYTFIYQAVLISIIGYVFYQNSFENEYALDDGIVIVQNEFVQGGADSIWGIFTNDAYTSFYRQMGSSQQLSGGRYRPLSIVTFAIEQELFTDSMSLDETPYAPVKKGFKIPSKKLQASIGVDENGKPKDYNMHLAHIRHKVNVFLYIFCAVLLLYFLRFFLFQKVPDIAFLSALLFLTHPIHTEAISNVKSRDEIMSLIFITLTFMSVFKYFDTKKILYILLGGISFFLALLSKEYAVTLIALIPIALYVFRKATWTNAIITMLPYFAVLIMYMSIRVNIVGASTIENPEVLNNPYLYAKKSQKLPTKISTASNYFKLLVFPHPLSSDYSYNQIPYKSWSHWSVWLSLLLHGAIIYYGFKYVRMRHPLGFAIMFYLAFLAMIANILMDIGATMGERLIFHSSLGFVIAASYLLIYLIHKISSAGKVVQTIVLSAFLLCVTSLYAIKSWERNFDWKNDKTLFIKDVEIVPNSVLVNGNAGARCIDLADTAKVEKNRLDLLYKGISYLDKATRIHPKYVNGFLNLGLANYKLKNLEASDAAWARARQLFPTNPYLRKFTPLLAQEFLNRAFKKAEKGDLKGALADMQKAVQNDSGNPNHWYHLGGAHYSLGEIDKAREAWTQCLKIDPKNVEAQKGLAALPVR